One window from the genome of Cryptomeria japonica chromosome 6, Sugi_1.0, whole genome shotgun sequence encodes:
- the LOC131057612 gene encoding uncharacterized protein LOC131057612, producing MRFASNFLTLKSLIKSKAALRRMFVGEEWTSSSYATTIAGIDVVNCIFDEPGFWTPCGETVQVTEPLVVLLRVVDGEKPSMGYIYEGMDRAKEAIRSIYAGDEDKYGPIWEIIDRRW from the exons ATGAGGTTTGCCTCAAACTTCCTCacactgaaatctttgataaaatcaaaggcggctttgaggcgtatgtttgttggtgaggagtggacttcctcatcctatgctacgaccattgcagggatagatgtggtaaattgcatttttgatgagccaggTTTTTGGACCCCCTGTGGAGAAACCGTGCAg gtcactgagcccctcgtagttctcctacgagttgttgatggggagaagccctctatgggctatatatatgagggtatggatagggccaaggaggccattaggtccatatatgcaggagatgaggataagtatggccccatttgggagattattgataggagATGGTAG